The Altererythrobacter sp. CAU 1644 genome has a window encoding:
- a CDS encoding undecaprenyl-diphosphate phosphatase, translated as MTFLQLLLIAIVQGISEFLPISSSGHLILIPHLTDFPDQGPMIDVAVHVGSLLAIIIYFWRDVMGLARGGFATVGLADDPLQRRLFLWVLVGTIPAVVVGLFLKMGGYLESFRSTDLVAINLIVYGLLLGAADRWGRQEKKFEDLTFRDAVLVGLAQALALIPGTSRSGSTMTMARFLGYGRVEAARFSFLLAMPAVAGAGLLAALDLAEASQAMQLDALIAGGLTFLAAFATMAFLMNFLKKASMLVFVIYRVALGIILLALF; from the coding sequence ATGACATTCCTGCAATTGCTGCTGATCGCCATTGTCCAGGGGATCTCGGAGTTTCTTCCGATCTCGTCCTCGGGTCACCTGATCCTGATCCCCCACCTCACCGATTTTCCGGACCAGGGGCCGATGATCGATGTGGCGGTTCATGTCGGGTCGCTGCTGGCGATCATCATCTATTTCTGGCGCGATGTTATGGGGCTGGCGCGCGGCGGCTTCGCGACGGTTGGGCTGGCCGACGATCCGCTCCAGCGGCGACTGTTCCTGTGGGTGCTCGTCGGCACCATCCCGGCGGTGGTGGTCGGATTGTTCCTCAAGATGGGCGGCTACCTGGAGAGCTTCCGGAGCACCGATCTCGTTGCCATCAACCTCATCGTCTACGGGCTGCTCCTCGGCGCGGCTGATCGTTGGGGGCGGCAGGAGAAGAAATTCGAGGATCTCACCTTCCGCGACGCGGTTCTTGTCGGGCTGGCCCAGGCCCTCGCGCTTATTCCGGGGACGAGCCGTTCGGGTTCGACCATGACGATGGCACGTTTTCTCGGCTACGGCCGTGTCGAAGCTGCCCGCTTCTCCTTCCTCCTGGCCATGCCTGCCGTGGCCGGCGCCGGCCTGCTGGCGGCCCTCGATCTCGCGGAAGCTTCGCAGGCCATGCAACTCGACGCGCTGATCGCGGGAGGACTTACCTTCCTCGCCGCGTTTGCCACGATGGCCTTCCTGATGAACTTTCTCAAAAAGGCGTCGATGCTCGTTTTCGTGATCTATCGTGTCGCGCTCGGTATCATTCTCCTTGCGTTGTTCTAA
- the phhA gene encoding phenylalanine 4-monooxygenase, translating to MATIAEPQQDYSILPELPADVFTAPLKKPAHVGEDWLEPKQTEYSSEEDDIWNDLFARQMDVLSGRAASAFMAGLQKLNLNRGGVPEFGKLSEDLSALTGWTVVPVPMLIPDHVFFWHLANRRFPAGNFIRTRETFDYIQEPDVFHDVFGHVPMLTDPVYADYMQEYGRAGWKAMRYNHLKALGALYWYTVEFGLIEEAPDDIRAYGAGILSGPTEAVFSVEAESPNRIMLNVDRVMRTDYVISDLQPTYFVIESFEDLYRQTVERDFDRLYRSLAPSFTYANSAVIDVDNVLHRGTQEYWLRGGRGSGARPV from the coding sequence ATGGCTACGATCGCAGAACCACAGCAGGACTATTCCATCCTGCCCGAATTGCCGGCCGATGTCTTTACCGCGCCGCTCAAGAAACCCGCGCATGTTGGGGAGGACTGGCTCGAGCCCAAGCAGACCGAATATTCGTCCGAGGAAGACGATATCTGGAACGACCTGTTCGCGCGCCAGATGGATGTGCTGTCCGGCCGCGCAGCGAGCGCCTTCATGGCCGGCCTGCAGAAGCTCAATCTCAATCGCGGCGGCGTTCCCGAATTCGGCAAGCTCAGCGAGGATCTGTCGGCCCTCACCGGGTGGACGGTGGTTCCCGTGCCGATGCTGATCCCCGATCACGTGTTCTTCTGGCACCTCGCCAATCGCCGCTTCCCGGCGGGCAATTTCATCCGCACGCGCGAGACCTTCGACTACATCCAGGAACCTGACGTCTTTCACGATGTCTTCGGCCATGTCCCGATGCTGACCGATCCGGTCTATGCCGATTACATGCAGGAATATGGCCGCGCCGGGTGGAAGGCGATGCGCTACAACCACTTGAAGGCGCTCGGCGCACTCTATTGGTACACGGTCGAGTTCGGACTGATCGAGGAAGCGCCCGACGATATTCGTGCCTATGGTGCGGGCATCCTTTCCGGGCCGACCGAGGCCGTATTCTCAGTCGAAGCCGAAAGCCCCAACCGCATCATGCTCAATGTCGACCGGGTCATGCGCACCGACTACGTAATCAGCGACCTGCAGCCGACCTATTTCGTCATCGAAAGCTTCGAAGATCTCTACCGGCAGACGGTGGAACGCGATTTCGACCGGCTTTACCGCAGCCTTGCGCCGAGTTTCACCTACGCCAATTCGGCGGTGATCGACGTCGACAATGTGCTGCACCGCGGCACCCAGGAATACTGGCTGCGCGGCGGTCGGGGTAGCGGGGCAAGACCCGTCTGA
- a CDS encoding GlsB/YeaQ/YmgE family stress response membrane protein codes for MALILLIVIGAILGWLASIITRTEDRNGILTDAAAGVIGSLLAGLLVNKGSIIGGLSATALLAAVAGAVVLLAALTLYQRHRANA; via the coding sequence ATGGCACTCATTTTGCTGATCGTGATCGGCGCCATTCTGGGATGGCTGGCATCGATCATCACACGCACCGAAGATCGCAACGGTATCCTAACGGATGCCGCTGCGGGCGTCATCGGTTCCCTGCTGGCGGGCCTGCTCGTCAACAAGGGCTCGATCATCGGTGGCCTCAGCGCGACTGCACTGCTCGCAGCGGTTGCCGGAGCGGTAGTGCTCCTGGCCGCACTCACTCTTTATCAGAGGCATCGGGCGAACGCCTGA